The Mesorhizobium sp. B1-1-8 genome contains a region encoding:
- a CDS encoding TetR/AcrR family transcriptional regulator yields the protein MARTTGSDGEKTEAAVREAAISLIARLGYEAMSMRQLGAEVGVQAAALYRYFPTKEELLFTLMREHMEGLLDAWDRARPVSADPIARLSAFVENHIAFHVERRHATHVSNMELRSLSHERLTQILKLRTAYEKELRTILRDGAEAGVFEIDDTGLTAMALIQMLTGVIVWFRPGERLSIAEVTATYLSMTMRLVGAKIEGREERHVHQHAELRT from the coding sequence ATGGCGCGCACCACAGGTTCCGACGGCGAAAAAACCGAGGCGGCGGTCCGCGAGGCGGCGATCAGCCTGATCGCGCGTCTCGGATACGAGGCGATGTCGATGCGCCAGCTGGGAGCGGAAGTCGGCGTGCAGGCAGCTGCGCTCTACCGCTATTTTCCGACCAAGGAAGAGCTGCTGTTCACGTTGATGCGCGAGCACATGGAAGGCCTGCTGGACGCCTGGGACAGGGCGCGCCCGGTCAGCGCGGACCCAATCGCACGGCTCTCCGCCTTTGTCGAAAACCACATCGCCTTCCACGTCGAGCGCCGCCACGCCACGCATGTCTCCAACATGGAATTGCGCAGCCTCTCGCATGAGAGGCTGACGCAGATCCTTAAGCTGCGCACGGCCTATGAGAAGGAACTGCGCACGATCCTGCGCGACGGCGCCGAAGCGGGCGTCTTCGAGATCGACGACACCGGGCTCACCGCCATGGCGCTGATCCAGATGCTGACCGGCGTCATCGTCTGGTTCCGGCCGGGCGAGAGGCTGTCGATCGCCGAAGTCACCGCGACATATCTTTCAATGACAATGCGGCTCGTCGGCGCGAAGATCGAAGGGAGGGAGGAACGTCATGTACACCAACACGCTGAGCTTCGGACTTGA
- a CDS encoding type II toxin-antitoxin system HicB family antitoxin: MKLYKGYAGSIEFDDEDMVFHGRILGIRDIITFEAETAEELVKSFHDSVDDYLAFCKERGIDPQKPFSGKLALRTTPEVHRLVSRAAASDGKSVNQWVSDTLAEAARKRIDEGSTKVTSRAH, encoded by the coding sequence ATGAAGCTTTATAAGGGATATGCCGGATCGATCGAGTTCGACGACGAGGACATGGTGTTCCATGGCCGCATCCTTGGCATTCGAGACATTATTACGTTCGAGGCCGAGACTGCCGAAGAACTGGTAAAGTCGTTTCACGACAGCGTCGATGACTACCTTGCCTTTTGCAAGGAGCGTGGCATCGACCCCCAGAAGCCTTTTTCCGGCAAGCTTGCGTTGCGCACCACGCCGGAAGTCCACCGTCTTGTCAGCCGGGCGGCCGCCAGCGACGGCAAATCCGTTAATCAATGGGTGTCGGACACGCTCGCCGAAGCTGCACGCAAGCGGATCGACGAAGGCTCGACGAAAGTGACGAGCCGCGCGCATTAA
- a CDS encoding type II toxin-antitoxin system HicA family toxin, whose amino-acid sequence MKAAHRETLDKIFSNPVSASIKWRDVEALLVALGAEVSEGSGSRVRFIIAGQKLFLHRPHPSPDTKRWAIRDIREFLTNIGISP is encoded by the coding sequence ATGAAAGCCGCGCACCGGGAGACTCTGGATAAGATATTTTCCAATCCGGTCAGCGCTTCGATCAAATGGCGCGATGTCGAGGCGTTGCTGGTCGCGCTTGGAGCCGAGGTTTCGGAAGGCAGTGGCTCGCGGGTGCGGTTCATCATCGCGGGCCAGAAACTGTTCCTGCATCGGCCCCATCCATCGCCTGACACCAAACGATGGGCAATCAGGGACATTCGGGAGTTTTTGACGAACATTGGAATAAGCCCATGA
- a CDS encoding acylphosphatase, translating to MQDQQRAVRARISGRVQGVSYRVWTRGEAVRLGLTGWVRNEGDGSVSALIAGTDTAVNAMIDRLWQGPRGASVSKVAIEPVVDDDLPTDFRIIA from the coding sequence ATGCAGGACCAGCAGAGAGCCGTGCGGGCACGCATTTCCGGCAGGGTGCAGGGCGTCAGCTACCGGGTCTGGACGCGCGGCGAAGCCGTGCGTCTGGGGCTGACGGGCTGGGTCCGCAACGAAGGCGATGGCTCGGTGTCGGCGCTGATCGCTGGAACCGATACCGCCGTCAACGCGATGATCGACCGGCTTTGGCAAGGCCCGCGCGGCGCATCGGTTTCGAAGGTCGCGATCGAGCCGGTTGTCGACGATGATTTGCCGACCGACTTCCGGATCATTGCCTGA
- a CDS encoding isovaleryl-CoA dehydrogenase produces the protein MYTNTLSFGLDADIEALRDTVRRFAQDRIAPIAADIDRSNEFPAHLWAELGALGLLGITADPDFGGTGMGYLAHVVAVEEISRASASVGLSYGAHSNLCVNQINRWATPAQKEKYLPALCSGEKVGALAMSESGAGSDVVSLRLRAEKRNDRYVLNGSKMWITNGPDAETLVVYAKTDPERHSRGITAFVVEKAFAGFSVAQKLDKLGMRGSNTGELVFEDVEVPYENVLHEEGRGVEVLMSGLDYERTVLAGGPVGLMAACLDVAIPYVHERKQFGQPIGEFQLVQGKLADMYATLNAARAYVYAVAAACDRGETTRKDAAGCVLFAAEKATQMALDALQLLGGNGYINDYPTGRLLRDAKLYEIGAGTSEIRRWLIGREIMAEVI, from the coding sequence ATGTACACCAACACGCTGAGCTTCGGACTTGATGCCGATATCGAGGCGCTGCGCGACACCGTGCGGCGCTTCGCCCAGGACAGGATCGCGCCGATCGCTGCCGACATCGACCGCTCGAATGAATTCCCGGCGCATCTGTGGGCGGAGCTTGGCGCGCTCGGCCTGCTCGGCATCACCGCCGACCCGGATTTCGGCGGTACCGGCATGGGCTATCTCGCACATGTCGTTGCGGTCGAAGAGATTTCGCGCGCGTCCGCTTCGGTGGGCCTCTCCTACGGTGCCCATTCCAACCTCTGCGTCAACCAGATCAACCGCTGGGCAACGCCGGCGCAGAAGGAAAAATACCTGCCGGCGCTGTGCAGCGGCGAAAAAGTCGGCGCGCTGGCGATGTCGGAATCCGGCGCCGGCTCCGACGTGGTGTCGCTGCGGCTGCGCGCCGAAAAGCGCAACGACCGCTATGTGCTCAACGGCTCGAAAATGTGGATCACCAATGGTCCGGACGCCGAAACGCTGGTGGTCTACGCCAAGACCGATCCGGAGCGCCATTCGCGCGGCATCACCGCCTTCGTCGTCGAGAAGGCCTTTGCCGGCTTTTCGGTGGCGCAGAAACTCGACAAGCTCGGCATGCGCGGCTCCAACACCGGCGAACTGGTTTTCGAGGATGTCGAGGTGCCGTATGAGAATGTGCTGCACGAGGAAGGCCGCGGCGTCGAGGTGCTGATGTCGGGCCTCGACTATGAGCGCACGGTACTGGCCGGAGGCCCGGTCGGGCTGATGGCGGCCTGCCTAGACGTCGCGATCCCTTATGTGCATGAGCGCAAGCAGTTCGGCCAGCCGATCGGCGAGTTCCAGCTGGTGCAGGGCAAGCTCGCCGATATGTACGCGACGCTGAACGCCGCGCGCGCCTATGTCTACGCCGTTGCGGCCGCCTGCGACCGCGGCGAGACGACCCGCAAGGACGCCGCCGGCTGCGTTTTGTTCGCCGCCGAAAAGGCGACGCAGATGGCGCTCGACGCGCTGCAGCTTCTGGGCGGCAACGGCTACATCAACGATTATCCGACCGGCCGGCTTTTGCGCGACGCCAAGCTCTACGAGATCGGCGCCGGCACCAGCGAAATTCGCCGATGGCTGATCGGCCGCGAGATCATGGCGGAGGTGATTTAA